In one Corallococcus sp. EGB genomic region, the following are encoded:
- a CDS encoding ATP-binding protein → MSAPVPPPMSALALARELALLGAEAAVRERETSTFDGAAGFAHAPERFRELGERMRACLLQQDPMTARLRGRLGLSEEGTWLVVLAAAVEAHPECAAAASILAEDERVQLVTPAAFARLLVSAQGVPFERALAEAIEGGSAERMGLVERVEAAVQKPLSQVPVRLAPAEARRHLLAEVPDVEPTQLAVTREPPSRVLGLPRSLVEGARAILDAEGVLCLRAGTARASRQLGLDLASVAGETAFLVGTGADDAPDAAEVMRLRGGLTVVDLHTACQSRAFPEPWIRMVSRHLPALVLLVPHNAYTGAWPTVELPELDLDARRRVFEAEFGEGPVASALALRFRSSLDEVRAAARAASTKQRLAGGAAAGMDAEAIAAELLAQGARKMGRLVTHIPSRAVFDDLVVPPHLRDTLVDIVGFYRAAPRVRSEMGLSGASPLGRGLSCLFSGSPGTGKTFAAQCLASALGLNLYRIDLSQVVSKYIGETEKALSRVFEEAEAGHGILLFDEADALFGKRSEVKDAHDRYANVEVAYLLQRMESFEGISILTTNLRSNMDTAFLRRLRFVLEFPMPDASMRASLWQRSLPPAARWAPGLDLRHFVERFSLAGGSIYNIGVAAAHLAAAEPDGLVRVEHLVRATYRELEKVGLGRSREDFGPLADHLPGHAQGLNGKPVVWARGRA, encoded by the coding sequence ATGAGCGCTCCCGTGCCGCCTCCCATGTCCGCGCTCGCGCTCGCACGTGAACTGGCGCTGCTCGGCGCGGAGGCCGCCGTCCGCGAGCGGGAGACCTCCACGTTCGATGGAGCGGCGGGGTTCGCGCATGCGCCCGAGCGCTTCCGGGAGCTCGGCGAGCGGATGCGCGCGTGCCTGCTCCAGCAGGACCCCATGACGGCCCGCCTGCGGGGGCGGCTCGGCCTTTCCGAGGAGGGCACCTGGCTCGTCGTCCTCGCCGCCGCGGTCGAGGCCCATCCGGAGTGCGCCGCCGCGGCGAGCATCCTCGCGGAGGACGAGCGCGTGCAGTTGGTGACGCCAGCCGCGTTCGCCAGGCTCCTCGTGTCCGCGCAGGGCGTTCCCTTCGAGCGCGCCCTTGCCGAGGCGATTGAAGGGGGCTCGGCGGAGCGCATGGGCCTCGTGGAGCGCGTCGAGGCGGCGGTCCAGAAGCCGCTCTCGCAGGTGCCCGTGCGCCTTGCCCCCGCCGAGGCCCGGCGCCACCTGCTCGCGGAGGTGCCCGACGTGGAGCCCACGCAGCTCGCCGTCACGCGCGAGCCTCCCTCGCGGGTCCTCGGGCTGCCCCGGTCTCTGGTGGAGGGGGCTCGCGCCATCCTCGATGCGGAAGGCGTCCTGTGCCTCCGCGCCGGGACGGCCCGCGCGTCGCGCCAGCTGGGGCTCGACCTGGCGTCCGTGGCCGGTGAGACTGCGTTCCTCGTCGGGACGGGTGCTGACGACGCGCCGGACGCCGCGGAGGTGATGCGCCTGCGCGGCGGCCTCACCGTGGTGGATCTCCACACCGCCTGTCAGTCGCGTGCCTTCCCCGAGCCGTGGATCCGGATGGTGTCCCGGCACCTCCCCGCCTTGGTGCTCCTGGTGCCGCACAACGCGTACACCGGCGCCTGGCCCACGGTGGAGCTGCCGGAGCTCGATCTCGATGCACGCCGCCGCGTGTTCGAGGCCGAGTTTGGTGAGGGACCCGTGGCCTCTGCCTTGGCCCTCCGCTTCCGCTCCAGCCTTGACGAGGTGCGCGCGGCTGCTCGTGCCGCCTCCACGAAGCAGCGTCTGGCCGGCGGCGCTGCCGCCGGGATGGATGCCGAGGCCATCGCCGCGGAGCTGCTGGCCCAGGGCGCGCGGAAGATGGGTCGGCTCGTCACGCACATCCCGTCGCGCGCGGTGTTCGACGATCTGGTCGTGCCGCCGCACCTGCGCGACACGCTCGTCGACATCGTGGGCTTCTACCGGGCGGCGCCCCGGGTGCGCTCCGAGATGGGCCTTTCGGGGGCGTCGCCGCTCGGCCGTGGTCTCTCGTGTCTGTTCTCGGGCAGCCCCGGCACGGGCAAGACCTTCGCCGCGCAGTGCCTCGCCAGCGCGCTTGGGCTGAACCTCTACCGCATCGACTTGAGCCAGGTGGTCTCCAAGTACATCGGCGAGACGGAGAAGGCGCTGTCGCGCGTGTTCGAGGAGGCCGAGGCAGGACACGGCATCCTCCTCTTCGACGAGGCCGACGCGCTCTTCGGCAAGCGCAGCGAGGTGAAGGACGCGCACGACCGATACGCCAACGTGGAGGTCGCGTACCTGCTCCAGCGCATGGAGTCCTTCGAGGGCATCAGCATCCTGACCACCAACCTGCGCAGCAACATGGACACCGCGTTCCTGCGTCGCCTCCGGTTCGTGCTGGAGTTCCCCATGCCGGATGCGTCCATGCGCGCGTCGCTGTGGCAGCGCTCGCTTCCGCCCGCCGCGCGCTGGGCGCCGGGGCTCGACCTGCGGCACTTCGTGGAGCGCTTCAGCCTCGCGGGCGGCAGCATCTACAACATCGGCGTCGCGGCGGCGCACCTCGCCGCCGCCGAGCCCGATGGGCTCGTGCGGGTCGAGCACCTGGTTCGCGCCACGTATCGCGAGCTGGAGAAGGTCGGGCTCGGGCGCTCGCGCGAGGACTTCGGTCCGCTCGCCGACCACCTGCCGGGCCATGCTCAGGGGTTGAACGGCAAGCCCGTTGTCTGGGCGAGGGGACGCGCATGA
- a CDS encoding phage late control D family protein has translation MLVSIDGEPIEASVLGLLTRIEVRESDADPSVLALRFNATQSPEGEFSPLDDGIFVPSAKVSVQLEPPGGNAVRLFEGFVTHVRPHFEAVESNSYVEVLAMDAAVLLSAEERVEAYPDVTDTEAAEKVFARYPLTFAGEKTGTRHEAKKQLLVQRGTDWEWVQRLARRNGFVCYLEPDPQSGAVTAYFRPRALKDTPQPDLTILRDDPNLKWLDLQATLTGPARVKGAAIDPIGKRLVRSDGSPKLDPLGEGLMDDALEKGLKQAGATGSVTLLRDPFPAETAIADEGSAATDRALFAVEARGEVDTPLYRGLLRARRPVLIKGVGRMFAGVYYVRAVRTTVDEGVISQTFVAERNALGLSGKEDFGQSAEEVPPQ, from the coding sequence ATGCTCGTATCCATCGATGGGGAGCCGATCGAGGCCTCGGTGCTCGGTCTGCTCACCCGTATCGAGGTGCGTGAAAGCGACGCGGACCCCAGCGTCCTCGCCCTGCGCTTCAACGCCACGCAGTCGCCGGAAGGAGAGTTCTCGCCGCTCGATGACGGCATCTTCGTGCCGTCCGCGAAGGTGTCGGTGCAGCTTGAACCGCCCGGCGGCAACGCCGTGCGCCTCTTCGAGGGCTTCGTCACGCACGTGCGCCCGCACTTCGAAGCTGTCGAGTCGAACAGCTACGTCGAGGTGCTCGCCATGGACGCGGCCGTGCTGCTGTCGGCCGAGGAGCGGGTGGAGGCCTATCCCGACGTCACCGACACCGAGGCCGCGGAGAAGGTCTTCGCCCGCTACCCGCTCACCTTCGCCGGGGAGAAGACCGGCACGCGCCATGAGGCGAAGAAGCAGCTTCTCGTGCAGCGCGGCACTGACTGGGAATGGGTCCAGCGCCTGGCCCGGCGCAACGGCTTCGTCTGCTATTTGGAGCCCGACCCGCAGAGCGGCGCCGTGACGGCGTACTTCCGGCCGCGCGCCCTCAAGGACACGCCGCAGCCGGACCTCACCATCCTGCGCGATGATCCCAACCTCAAGTGGCTGGACCTCCAGGCCACGTTGACAGGGCCTGCCCGTGTGAAGGGCGCGGCCATCGACCCCATCGGCAAGCGCCTCGTGCGCTCCGACGGAAGCCCCAAGCTGGATCCGCTGGGCGAAGGGCTGATGGACGACGCACTGGAGAAGGGGCTGAAGCAGGCGGGGGCGACCGGCTCCGTCACGCTCCTGCGCGACCCGTTCCCCGCGGAGACGGCCATCGCGGATGAAGGTTCGGCGGCAACGGACCGGGCGCTGTTCGCCGTCGAGGCGAGGGGCGAGGTGGACACGCCCCTGTACCGGGGGCTCCTGCGCGCGCGTCGCCCGGTGCTCATCAAGGGCGTGGGGCGGATGTTCGCGGGCGTCTACTACGTGCGTGCGGTCCGGACGACCGTGGATGAAGGGGTGATCAGCCAGACCTTCGTCGCCGAGCGCAACGCGCTGGGCCTCTCCGGGAAGGAAGACTTCGGCCAGAGCGCCGAGGAGGTTCCGCCGCAATGA
- a CDS encoding phage baseplate assembly protein V: MKVEDLLRTFEERFVHRFYGKYEGVVTDNADPLKLGRLRAKVPAVLGEDVPTGWALPCVPYGGGKDRGFLFTPEVGDTVWIEFAAGDPSRPIWSGCFWGAPESTGQTDDLGTEKGTEVPTSEDTQAGPMKHVLRTKAGHRIFMDDEGEVVVLAHGGDKVELRLTKNGELIIKADKIKLGDGAEQAVVLGNDFMQFFNSHTHPTGVGPSGPPTQPMQSNLLSTKTFTE, from the coding sequence ATGAAGGTGGAAGACCTGCTGCGCACGTTCGAGGAGCGGTTCGTGCACCGCTTCTACGGAAAATACGAGGGCGTCGTCACCGACAACGCGGACCCCCTGAAGTTGGGGCGCCTGCGCGCGAAGGTGCCCGCTGTCCTGGGCGAAGACGTCCCGACGGGCTGGGCGCTGCCATGCGTGCCCTACGGTGGAGGCAAGGACCGCGGCTTCCTGTTCACGCCGGAGGTCGGTGACACGGTGTGGATTGAGTTCGCGGCCGGCGACCCCAGCCGTCCCATCTGGTCCGGCTGCTTCTGGGGCGCCCCGGAGAGCACCGGCCAGACCGACGACCTGGGCACCGAGAAGGGCACGGAGGTGCCCACCTCCGAGGACACCCAGGCCGGCCCGATGAAGCACGTGCTCCGGACCAAGGCGGGGCACCGCATCTTCATGGACGACGAAGGGGAGGTCGTCGTGCTCGCCCACGGCGGCGACAAGGTCGAGCTGCGACTGACCAAGAACGGCGAGCTGATCATCAAGGCCGACAAGATCAAGCTGGGCGACGGCGCGGAGCAGGCCGTGGTCCTGGGCAACGACTTCATGCAGTTCTTCAACAGCCACACGCATCCGACCGGTGTCGGGCCCTCGGGGCCTCCGACCCAGCCGATGCAGTCGAACCTCCTGTCGACGAAGACGTTCACCGAATAG
- a CDS encoding GPW/gp25 family protein: protein MADRFLQHPFRFGAQGGVAVIDDADKHLRDKILAVLFTAPGERVNRPDFGVGLNRAVFDELNDLTIGALEFRISQSLRRDIGDEVLVDGVDVEASPEDGELWVKIAFRRRTDRLPRNLEVRL, encoded by the coding sequence ATGGCCGATCGCTTCCTCCAGCACCCATTCCGGTTCGGCGCCCAGGGCGGGGTCGCCGTCATCGACGACGCGGACAAGCACCTGCGCGACAAGATCCTCGCGGTCCTGTTCACCGCGCCGGGCGAGCGCGTCAACCGGCCGGACTTCGGCGTGGGCCTCAACCGCGCCGTCTTCGACGAGCTCAACGACCTGACGATTGGCGCGTTGGAGTTCCGCATCTCGCAGTCGCTCCGCCGCGACATCGGAGATGAAGTCCTGGTGGACGGCGTCGACGTGGAGGCCTCCCCCGAGGACGGGGAGCTGTGGGTGAAGATCGCCTTCCGCCGCCGTACGGACCGCCTGCCTCGCAACCTGGAGGTGCGGCTGTGA
- a CDS encoding baseplate J/gp47 family protein, producing the protein MTTPWLQWSGRHGTALFQGIDYLELTLLPDEQAPTSATLVVHLQRTWAAPKFSEKSFAITGGLRITDLGFTYVGEDSAQKTVTLALSKMGDASEYTLTLLSTGEGPGGPQVHPFFGSATFDFTLSCEGGDCRPLAEKPPKALQPRPAVDLLTKDFTGFVQMFGDWVRVKNPAWADLSPAALERVLVELLAHHGDLLSYYQDRVANEAFVDTAGQRYSLRQHAALLGTRLFDGTAAETLLCFQAQSDGYLPVGVEITTPAGASGAEVVFWLTERTRVLAAHNVLPLAAWPGADDAVIPAGASEVLLWGTVENLSVGQTLAFVQGNHFATTPLDAPVPPARVVTITAFRHERLPGWTASASDASHANESEVTVVAFEPPLDIDMRPAWGDPDALRIHGNLGRGRFGRSRQDRYARSETAFSRDRQSYVLERRPGFSHLLLRALRLSESQVVFESSVSAAGLTGSSVRVEVTIGSEKWQRVEHLHASQSFDRHFVASSDEDGSLWLEFGDGKQGRAVEVWSEDALSQAQKQSEQLPGDIVVDYRTGDAVAGNVGAGVLTRFMPGQSAVAGFTGLRGVNVLPGTGGVRAETREAVRLRIPASLRHGPVERAVSLSDYAVAAATVKGVGLATARLLGGPFNAVLVLVDPEGKAGLSEPLRQAVFDRIDALRMTGREHFVRAAEYVPIDVRLGICVEPGALPYRVRSAVLAALRPGSRDNPGYFHPDRLSFSDGLEVGELLAFVQRIPGVRAVKALRFRKLKVLSANEVESRITLAPTEVVRNDGDDDMPDHGKLKVLVVGLDAGVTEKDFVIEEVAP; encoded by the coding sequence GTGACGACCCCGTGGCTTCAGTGGTCCGGCCGCCATGGGACCGCGCTGTTCCAGGGCATCGATTACCTGGAGCTGACGCTCCTGCCCGACGAACAGGCACCCACGTCGGCGACGCTGGTCGTCCATCTCCAGCGGACCTGGGCCGCCCCCAAGTTCTCGGAGAAGAGCTTCGCCATCACCGGCGGGCTGCGGATCACCGACCTGGGCTTCACCTACGTGGGCGAGGACAGCGCCCAGAAGACCGTCACGCTCGCGCTCTCGAAGATGGGCGATGCCTCCGAGTACACGCTGACGCTCCTCTCCACGGGGGAAGGGCCGGGCGGTCCCCAGGTCCATCCCTTCTTCGGCTCCGCGACGTTCGACTTCACGTTGAGCTGTGAGGGCGGAGACTGCCGGCCTCTCGCGGAGAAGCCTCCCAAGGCGTTGCAGCCGCGGCCCGCGGTGGATCTGCTCACCAAGGACTTCACGGGCTTCGTGCAGATGTTCGGCGACTGGGTGCGGGTGAAGAACCCGGCCTGGGCCGACCTCTCGCCCGCGGCCCTGGAGCGCGTGCTCGTGGAGTTGCTCGCGCACCACGGCGACCTGCTGAGCTACTACCAGGACCGCGTCGCCAACGAGGCGTTCGTCGACACGGCCGGCCAGCGGTATTCGCTGCGCCAGCACGCGGCGTTGCTCGGGACGCGCCTGTTTGACGGCACCGCGGCCGAAACGCTCCTCTGTTTCCAGGCCCAGAGCGACGGCTACCTGCCCGTGGGCGTCGAAATCACGACCCCCGCCGGAGCGAGCGGCGCGGAGGTGGTGTTCTGGCTCACCGAGCGGACGCGCGTCCTCGCCGCGCACAACGTGCTGCCGCTCGCGGCGTGGCCCGGGGCCGACGACGCCGTCATCCCCGCGGGGGCGAGCGAGGTGCTCCTCTGGGGCACGGTCGAGAACCTCTCCGTGGGCCAGACGCTCGCGTTCGTGCAGGGCAACCACTTCGCCACGACGCCGCTGGACGCGCCCGTCCCCCCGGCGCGGGTCGTGACCATCACGGCCTTCCGGCATGAGCGGCTTCCTGGATGGACCGCCTCCGCGTCGGACGCCTCGCACGCGAACGAATCCGAGGTCACGGTCGTCGCGTTCGAGCCGCCGCTCGACATCGACATGCGGCCGGCGTGGGGCGATCCGGATGCGCTTCGGATCCACGGCAACCTGGGGCGTGGCCGTTTCGGCCGGTCCCGGCAGGATCGCTACGCGCGCTCGGAGACGGCTTTCTCGCGCGACCGGCAGAGCTACGTGCTGGAGCGACGGCCAGGGTTCTCGCACCTGCTGCTGCGCGCGCTGCGGCTGTCGGAGTCTCAGGTCGTGTTCGAGTCGTCGGTTTCGGCGGCGGGGCTCACGGGCTCCTCGGTCCGGGTGGAGGTGACGATCGGCTCGGAGAAGTGGCAGCGGGTGGAGCACCTGCATGCCTCGCAGTCCTTCGACAGGCACTTCGTCGCGAGCTCGGACGAGGACGGCTCGCTGTGGCTCGAGTTCGGCGACGGCAAGCAGGGGCGCGCCGTCGAGGTGTGGTCCGAGGACGCGTTGAGCCAGGCGCAGAAGCAGAGCGAGCAGCTCCCCGGCGACATCGTGGTGGACTACCGCACGGGCGACGCGGTCGCGGGCAACGTGGGGGCCGGCGTCCTCACGCGCTTCATGCCCGGCCAGTCCGCCGTGGCTGGCTTCACCGGGCTGCGCGGCGTCAACGTGCTCCCGGGCACCGGAGGTGTCCGCGCCGAAACACGCGAGGCCGTGCGCCTCCGCATTCCGGCGTCGCTCCGTCATGGCCCCGTCGAGCGCGCCGTGTCGCTGTCCGACTACGCCGTGGCCGCAGCCACCGTGAAGGGCGTGGGGCTCGCGACCGCCCGGCTCCTGGGCGGGCCCTTCAACGCGGTGCTCGTCCTGGTGGATCCAGAAGGAAAGGCCGGGCTGTCGGAGCCGCTCCGGCAGGCGGTGTTCGACCGCATCGACGCGCTTCGCATGACGGGGCGGGAGCACTTCGTGCGCGCCGCGGAGTACGTGCCCATCGACGTGCGGCTCGGCATCTGCGTGGAGCCGGGGGCGCTGCCCTACCGCGTGCGTTCGGCGGTCCTCGCGGCGTTGCGGCCCGGCTCCCGGGACAACCCCGGCTACTTCCACCCGGACCGGCTGAGCTTCAGCGACGGGCTGGAGGTCGGCGAGTTGCTCGCGTTCGTGCAGCGCATCCCAGGCGTGCGCGCCGTCAAGGCACTCCGCTTCCGCAAGCTGAAGGTGCTGTCCGCGAACGAGGTCGAGTCGCGAATCACACTCGCGCCGACCGAGGTCGTCCGCAACGACGGTGACGACGACATGCCGGACCACGGGAAGCTGAAGGTCCTCGTGGTCGGGCTCGACGCGGGCGTGACCGAGAAGGACTTCGTCATCGAGGAGGTCGCACCGTGA
- a CDS encoding baseplate J/gp47 family protein: MSRPPRFRTAYSTTGEPLAGRTVLDYLPDEFADLLDEQRTLASHELGFPPSTAQGDFAGTLMELAALLGHTLGAYQDRYANDAFLGTALTAKALVRHGRRLGYEPGPGLAATGYALLTLKDGVSGTVLRGLAMGSASVGEKKAQDYETTEDLAVSAAWSELLPYDALAVLPLSGKSTFEVEGTGFGIAQGDFVVIERGTTLSAHEVSAPPVEGGGRTRLTVKQPLTGSDSSFPGAVVWAKPAHDLHLFGWNTSAASFTEAELRGGALKASPASYPASGYTVTPANDPNNADDPNGLYLSEELKKSVIGTPGVRVTNSGPSALRITAEASRSVTFSKVNHVVVQIPADPTKPNGTQITVLDEKPTVSVARTVTAIQATVGGTLLARSDQAIRTSRWVLGFGVKAPLVATGPNPAVVTQPGSTPVRLDRLVADLEPGRLVALAERGSEARFEIVRLTSVGTWADGSGPVRTQLTWEPVEPPVAGAPWTYGALRILGNVARISHGKTATEVLGGSDGSTPFLRLSLKQKPLTYLPSPDGAEPELEIRVADVLWHRVVDFVASPPEDRCYLVQRDETGTVSVVFGDGIQGAIPSSGRNHIVATYRTGIGPDGDADAFAVSRLKKAHALVERAANPLPVKGGAAPAEPEAVRTKATGYIRTFDRAVSVEDHKQLALQFPGVVKANAEWTKLEGGAEGIRVVVSDAKGTASNAAQVKAFLQARRDTTVLLDVAGPELVGLTLTLTLESDPAYLRESVERAVRDALCGTSEAAPGLFAFGARDLGQPAFLSELYEHIERAPGVRFIELRRFDTLEEVAKGQPSRVADTVIAWPNQLLVLTPQDIEILLPEAP; the protein is encoded by the coding sequence GTGAGCCGCCCACCGCGCTTCCGCACCGCGTACTCCACCACGGGCGAGCCCCTCGCGGGCCGCACGGTGCTCGACTACCTGCCGGACGAGTTCGCCGACCTCCTCGATGAGCAGCGGACGCTGGCCTCGCACGAGCTGGGCTTCCCTCCCTCCACCGCGCAGGGCGACTTCGCCGGCACGCTGATGGAACTCGCGGCGCTCCTCGGACACACGCTGGGGGCCTACCAGGACCGGTACGCGAACGACGCCTTCCTGGGCACGGCGCTCACGGCGAAGGCGCTGGTACGCCATGGACGCCGCCTGGGCTACGAGCCCGGGCCGGGCCTCGCTGCCACCGGATACGCGTTGCTGACCCTCAAGGACGGCGTGTCCGGCACGGTGCTCCGGGGCCTGGCGATGGGCTCGGCGTCCGTGGGCGAGAAGAAGGCGCAGGACTACGAGACCACCGAGGACCTGGCCGTCAGCGCGGCGTGGAGCGAGCTCCTCCCGTACGACGCGCTCGCGGTGCTGCCGCTCTCAGGCAAGTCGACGTTCGAGGTGGAGGGGACGGGGTTCGGCATCGCGCAGGGCGACTTCGTGGTCATCGAGCGGGGGACCACTCTCTCCGCGCACGAAGTGAGCGCGCCGCCCGTGGAGGGTGGGGGACGGACGCGGCTCACGGTGAAGCAGCCGCTCACCGGGAGCGACAGCAGCTTCCCGGGTGCCGTCGTCTGGGCGAAGCCCGCGCACGACCTTCATCTCTTCGGCTGGAATACGTCAGCCGCGTCGTTCACGGAGGCGGAGCTGCGAGGCGGGGCCCTCAAGGCGAGTCCCGCGTCGTATCCCGCCTCCGGCTACACCGTGACGCCCGCGAACGACCCGAACAACGCGGACGATCCGAACGGCCTCTATCTGTCCGAGGAGCTCAAGAAGTCGGTCATCGGTACTCCCGGGGTTCGTGTCACCAATTCGGGCCCCTCGGCGCTCCGAATCACGGCGGAGGCATCAAGGAGCGTCACGTTCTCGAAGGTCAACCACGTGGTCGTCCAGATTCCGGCGGACCCCACGAAGCCGAACGGGACGCAGATCACGGTGCTCGATGAGAAGCCCACGGTGAGCGTGGCGAGGACGGTGACCGCCATCCAGGCGACCGTGGGCGGCACGCTCCTGGCCCGGAGCGATCAGGCCATCCGGACGAGCCGGTGGGTCCTGGGCTTTGGCGTGAAGGCGCCCCTGGTCGCGACCGGGCCCAATCCAGCGGTCGTCACGCAGCCCGGCTCCACGCCCGTCCGGCTCGACCGTCTGGTCGCGGACCTCGAGCCGGGTCGGCTCGTCGCGCTGGCGGAGCGCGGGAGCGAAGCGCGCTTCGAGATCGTGCGTCTCACGTCGGTGGGGACCTGGGCGGATGGCAGCGGCCCCGTCCGCACGCAGCTCACCTGGGAGCCCGTTGAGCCGCCCGTGGCGGGCGCTCCCTGGACGTATGGGGCGCTTCGCATCCTGGGCAATGTCGCGCGCATCTCCCACGGGAAGACCGCGACGGAGGTGCTGGGGGGCTCGGATGGGAGCACGCCCTTCCTGCGCCTCTCGCTCAAGCAGAAGCCGCTCACGTACCTGCCTTCGCCGGACGGCGCCGAGCCCGAATTGGAGATCCGCGTGGCGGACGTCTTGTGGCACCGCGTCGTGGACTTCGTGGCGTCGCCGCCAGAGGACCGCTGCTACCTCGTCCAGCGCGATGAGACCGGCACGGTCAGCGTGGTGTTCGGGGACGGCATCCAGGGCGCCATTCCGTCTTCTGGAAGGAACCACATCGTCGCGACGTACCGCACCGGCATCGGCCCGGACGGCGACGCGGACGCCTTCGCTGTGAGCCGGCTCAAGAAGGCGCACGCGCTGGTGGAGCGCGCGGCGAATCCGCTCCCGGTGAAGGGCGGCGCGGCACCGGCCGAGCCCGAGGCGGTTCGCACCAAGGCGACGGGATACATCCGGACCTTCGACCGCGCCGTCTCCGTGGAGGACCACAAACAGCTCGCGTTGCAGTTCCCGGGCGTCGTGAAGGCGAACGCGGAGTGGACGAAGCTCGAGGGCGGCGCGGAAGGCATCCGCGTGGTGGTCTCCGACGCGAAGGGCACGGCGTCGAACGCGGCCCAGGTGAAGGCCTTCCTCCAGGCCCGCCGTGACACCACGGTGCTGCTCGACGTGGCGGGCCCCGAGCTCGTCGGGCTCACGCTCACGCTGACGCTGGAGAGCGATCCGGCGTACCTGCGGGAGAGCGTGGAGCGTGCGGTGCGAGACGCGCTCTGCGGCACATCCGAGGCCGCACCGGGCCTGTTCGCCTTCGGGGCGCGCGACCTGGGACAGCCCGCGTTCCTGAGCGAACTCTACGAGCACATCGAGCGTGCCCCGGGCGTGCGCTTCATCGAGCTGCGCAGGTTCGACACGCTCGAAGAGGTCGCCAAGGGCCAGCCTTCGCGGGTGGCGGACACCGTCATCGCGTGGCCGAACCAGTTGCTCGTGCTCACGCCGCAGGACATCGAAATCCTTCTCCCGGAGGCCCCATGA